From a region of the Petrotoga sibirica DSM 13575 genome:
- a CDS encoding TldD/PmbA family protein, which yields MNLSNAQYLEILNHSLSSGGEYSEIFYEDFYGTSIVYDNGKIEKINFSSRKGASIRVVSAEETIFAHTNDPTHENLMNLAETLRKSASERFGSNNIVKVEELKEVEKRDFAPFEIPFDNVAVEQKVEKVLHGVELLKNADKRIKQITVSYADSSRKVKIVNSEGKIVEDIRNYPRYAAIIFAQDEKGNLFRGYSSDGANMGFEFFTDEMIEKVTKDAVRQVVSQIEGVDAPAGEFTVVLSSEAGGTMIHEACGHGMEADLVLSGSVYREKVGKKIASQKITVVDDGTDKNKRGTLNYDDEGTPTQRTVLIENGVLKGYMHSKVTAKKFGVETTGNGRRESYMVLPIVRMRNTMILPGEDDPQDIIKSVKYGIFVRKMGGGQVDVISGDFQFGVDEGYIIENGEIKQSIRGASLVGNGLKVLESIDMVGNDLGYGVGTCGKDGQGAPVSDAQPTIRIPKLIVGGIVKGGNN from the coding sequence GTGAATTTAAGTAATGCTCAATACTTAGAGATTTTAAACCATTCTCTTTCATCAGGGGGAGAGTATTCAGAAATCTTCTATGAAGATTTTTACGGTACCTCAATTGTTTACGATAACGGTAAAATTGAAAAAATCAATTTTTCAAGTAGAAAAGGTGCAAGTATAAGAGTTGTATCGGCAGAAGAAACGATTTTTGCTCATACTAACGATCCCACGCATGAGAATCTTATGAATCTTGCCGAGACTTTGAGAAAAAGCGCAAGCGAAAGGTTTGGTTCTAATAATATTGTAAAGGTTGAAGAATTGAAAGAAGTTGAAAAAAGGGATTTTGCACCTTTTGAAATACCTTTTGACAATGTAGCGGTAGAACAAAAAGTTGAAAAGGTTCTCCATGGAGTAGAATTGCTTAAAAATGCTGATAAACGCATCAAACAGATCACCGTTTCCTATGCGGATAGTAGTCGAAAGGTAAAAATAGTGAATTCAGAAGGAAAAATAGTTGAGGATATCAGAAATTATCCACGTTATGCTGCTATAATATTTGCACAAGACGAAAAAGGGAATTTGTTTAGAGGTTATTCTTCCGATGGAGCAAACATGGGATTTGAATTTTTTACAGATGAGATGATCGAAAAAGTAACAAAAGATGCCGTCAGGCAAGTAGTTTCACAAATAGAAGGAGTGGATGCCCCTGCGGGAGAATTCACCGTTGTTTTATCCTCAGAAGCTGGAGGAACCATGATACACGAAGCATGTGGACATGGTATGGAAGCAGACTTGGTACTTTCTGGTTCTGTGTACAGAGAAAAAGTTGGAAAGAAAATTGCTTCTCAAAAGATTACCGTTGTAGACGATGGAACAGATAAAAACAAAAGAGGGACACTTAATTACGATGATGAAGGAACTCCTACCCAGAGAACCGTTTTAATCGAAAACGGGGTATTAAAAGGATACATGCACTCAAAAGTAACTGCCAAAAAATTTGGTGTTGAAACCACAGGTAACGGTAGAAGGGAATCTTATATGGTTCTACCCATCGTTAGGATGCGAAACACGATGATCTTACCAGGAGAAGATGATCCGCAAGATATAATTAAATCTGTAAAATACGGTATATTTGTAAGAAAGATGGGTGGGGGACAGGTTGATGTTATAAGTGGTGATTTCCAATTCGGTGTTGATGAAGGTTATATTATAGAAAATGGTGAAATAAAACAATCAATTCGTGGAGCCAGCTTAGTTGGCAATGGATTAAAAGTTTTAGAAAGTATAGATATGGTTGGTAACGATTTGGGATATGGTGTTGGAACCTGTGGTAAAGATGGTCAAGGGGCCCCGGTTTCTGATGCTCAGCCTACTATAAGAATACCGAAGTTAATAGTTGGAGGAATAGTAAAAGGGGGTAACAATTAA